One Hordeum vulgare subsp. vulgare chromosome 4H, MorexV3_pseudomolecules_assembly, whole genome shotgun sequence DNA window includes the following coding sequences:
- the LOC123450598 gene encoding sex determination protein tasselseed-2-like — protein TINSKLAALHTLPSHLKKTTVRALRTSLAAYAQELATATAMPALDVMPEKAHQPAMSPSHHAHGWDASGAPTPMHKRLDGKVAIVTGGARGIGEAIVRLFVKHGAKVLIADIDDAAGDALAASLGPHVGSVRCDVSVEEDVERAVDRAVSRYGRLDVFCNNAGVLGRQTSAAKSILTFDAGEFDRVLRVNALGTALGMKHAGRAMMARRYGSIVSIASVAGVLGGLGPHAYTASKHAIVGLTKNAACELGAHGIRVNCVSPFGVATPMLINAWRQGHDASAADDADADIGLDVAVPSDQEVEKMEEVVRSLATLKGSTLRPRDIAEAVLFLASDDSRYVSGHNLVVDGGVTTSRNLIGL, from the coding sequence ACCATCAACAGCAAGCTCGCCGCGCTTCACacacttccctctcatctcaaGAAGACGACGGTACGTGCGCTGCGCACCAGCCTCGCCGCCTACGCGCAAGAGCTCGCCACGGCCACCGCCATGCCTGCCTTGGACGTCATGCCGGAGAAGGCCCACCAGCCCGCCATGTCGCCGTCGCACCACGCCCATGGGTGGGACGCCAGCGGCGCCCCCACCCCCATGCACAAGAGGCTCGACGGCAAGGTGGCCATTGTCACCGGCGGCGCGCGGGGGATCGGGGAGGCCATCGTCAGGCTCTTCGTCAAGCACGGCGCCAAGGTGCTCATCGCGGACATCGACGACGCCGCGGGCGACGCGCTGGCGGCCTCGCTGGGCCCGCACGTCGGCTCCGTGCGCTGCGACGTGTCGGTGGAGGAGGACGTGGAGCGCGCCGTCGACCGTGCGGTGTCGCGCTACGGCCGCCTCGACGTCTTCTGCAACAACGCCGGGGTGCTGGGCCGGCAGACCAGCGCCGCCAAGAGCATCCTCACGTTCGACGCCGGCGAGTTCGACCGCGTGCTCCGCGTCAACGCGCTGGGCACCGCGCTCGGCATGAAGCACGCGGGGCGCGCCATGATGGCCCGCCGCTACGGGAGCATCGTCTCCATCGCCAGCGTCGCCGGCGTCCTGGGCGGCCTCGGCCCGCACGCCTACACCGCCTCCAAGCACGCCATCGTGGGGCTCACCAAGAACGCCGCCTGCGAGCTCGGCGCGCACGGCATCCGCGTCAACTGCGTCTCGCCCTTCGGCGTCGCCACCCCAATGCTCATCAACGCCTGGCGCCAGGGCCACGACGCGTCCGCCGCcgacgacgccgacgccgacatCGGCCTCGACGTGGCCGTGCCCAGCGaccaggaggtggagaagatggaggAGGTGGTGAGGAGCCTCGCCACGCTCAAGGGGTCGACGCTCAGGCCCAGGGACATCGCCGAGGCCGTGCTCTTCCTGGCCAGCGACGACTCCAGATACGTGTCCGGCCACAACCTCGTCGTGGACGGCGGCGTCACCACCTCAAGAAACTTGATCGGGCTGTGA